One Bacteroidales bacterium genomic window, GCAATATGCCCGCCGGAATTAGACGTAGGGATACTCAAAACATCCAGAACTATGGTAAATATGGCAATATATTTCAGTTTAACCGGACCGAGCAGGAGCAGATTGATGGAAAAATCCGGAACATATACGGAAATGGCAATCACTATGGCCATCACTGAAGCTGATGCGCCCAGGGCAAAGGAAAGGGTTACAACATCCTGAAAAGCCGGAAATACATTGAAGGAAAGAATATATAAAGCGGCTCCTGCAAATCCGCCCACCAAATAAACACTCAGCAACTTCTTTTCATTGAGATACATCAGAAAGATGCGCCCAAATACATAAAGCCACAATAGGTTAAAAGCAATATGGAAAAAACCCTCATGAAGGAACATATAAGTCAGCAGGGTCCAGGGTCGGGTCACCAGCGTACCAAGTTCGGCCGGCACTGAAAGCCAATGTACAAGGACTGAGCTGACGCCACTGAACCCGAATAAAAATGCCAGCACCTGAATGACTTTAATACCAAGAAAAACGGCGACATTGATATAAATCAATTTGATCAGGCTGCTCCCGCGTTTAAACGTATCACGAATTTGATCTGCAATACCCATAACTCAATCTTTTTAAAATTTGCTCTTTTGTAAACAATCTCTTACTATGTGTGAATTGATAATCAATAAAACGAGCCTTTTCTGGAATTCCAATATTTAATCAGAATAAAACCAAAAAGCATTCCGCCCACATGGGCAAAATGAGCTACATTGCTCCCTGGCTGGCTGATACCAAGAAACAGTTCAATTACCCCATACCCCATGACAAAATATTTTGCTTTAATGGGAATGGGAGGAAAAAGCAACAACAACTGTGTATTGGGAAAAAGCATACCAAAGGCCAGCAGAATACCAAAAACAGCGCCTGAGGCCCCAACAGTAGGTATATTTATCGAGAGATTCAGCTTAGCCATATTGGGGTCGGTAAAATTTTGATTATTCTGTAAGGCACTAAAACCTCTTGCCATCACTTCATTAATTTGTTCCTGCGGCATTTGAGCCATAAGACTTTGAATCTGGATATGGTTCACCATCAAATGGAGGAAGGCTGCCCCAAGGCCTGTAACAAAGTAATAGATGAAAAACCTTTTAGGTCCCCAAACATTTTCCAATACCCGGCCAAACATCCAAAGCGCAAACATATTGAAAAACAGGTGGGCAAAATTCCCGTGCATGAACATATGGGTGATAATTTGATAAGGCTCAAACTGATCTGAACCCCAATAAAATAAACCCAATGTCCAGTTCAGGTTAATGGCTCCGCTAAATGCATAATAACCAAGCAACATTAAAGCATTAATGATAATAAGGTTCTTAACTACCGGCGGCGTCCCACCAAATGGGCTTTTTCTGTAATTCATTATATCCCGTATTTTTGTTGTAAATTTTAAAAAATTTATTTAAAAAGCTTTTCGATTTCTTCAGTTTTGATAAAAGAGATCACCTTTTGTCCATCTGGCGTATAGTTTGGAGCAGAACAGGCAAATAATCTATCCAGAAGCTCTCTCATTTCCTCTTGTTCGAGAACCCTGCCATATTGAATGGCGGTGGCCCCGGCCAGGCTCAGGGCAATTCTTTCAAGCAAACTTTCCCCGAAATTTTTATTATCTCCATATTGTTCCAGCAAAGATTCCACCACTTCAGCAGGATTGACAATATCCGATTCTGCAGGTATACCCCTTACTTCAACTACATTGGACCCTTTTAATTCCACCTCGATACCAATCTTTTTCACTTCATCTTTTATCTCCTTAAGCAAATTATAATCGGAATTGTTCAATTGCACTGCCTCGGGATACAATTGCTTTTGAATGACACCCGATCTATTTTTTTGGGTTTGAACATAATATTCATATAAGATACGCGTATGGGCCCGGTGCTGATTAATAATCATTAACCCTGACTTAACGGGGGTCAGGATATAACTTCCCTTAAACTGAAAAAACTTTGATGCATCCCGGCTCTCCGGAGGAGCAGACTCTCCCTTCGCCTCACTTCCGGCCCGGGAAGTCATAGTTATGGTTTTTTGCCCTGGAGGTTGCTCAAAATCGTGGTATAATTTTTCCCAGTTCCGAAGGTTCTCCTTATCGTTCCAGTTGTTTTTCTTTTCGGTACGACCCGTGGAAGGAGTTGCGTCTTCAAATGGATTATAGTTCGGGTCCACCTGAACAGAGGGAGGAGATACCTCCCTGTTCTTCATCAGAGGCGGGATGCCTATATTTCCCTGCTGGTCAAAATCAATAGAGGGCACGATATGGTTTTTACCCAACGCTTCTTTCACTGAAGCATGCAATATTTGCCATACGGCCTGCTGATCCTCAAATTTTACTTCGGTTTTGGTAGGATGAATATTCACGTCCAGGGTATCCGGATTCGCTTTCAGATTAATGAAATATGCCGGAAGGACACCCTGGGGAATAATTTTCTCATAGGCATTCATAATGGCCTTATGAAGATAGGGATTCTTCATAAACCGGGAATTCACAAAGAAAAACTGCTCATATCCGCGTTTTTTAGCCTTTTCAGGTCGGCCGATATAACCCATAATGCTCACAATACGGGTGTCGGACCGCACAGGAATGAGGTTATCCCTCATGTTTTCTCCGAAAACATCTACAATTCTTTTACCAAATTTGGCCGGATTCAGCTTATAAAGAATTACATTGTTATGAATCAGGGAGAAAGAAAGATCGGTATGAGACAATGCTACCCTTTTAAACTCCTGAATGATATGATTCAGTTCAGTGGAGTCCTTTTTAAGGAATTTTCTCCTGGCAGGTACATTATAGAACAGATTTCTGACAATAAAATTGCTGCCATCAGGGCATTGAACCGGTTCCTGGTCAACCACCTGAGAACCCTCTATGCGGATCCGGGTTCCGATTTCATCTTCCATTCTCTTTGTTTTAAGCTCAACATGAGCAATGGCCGCCACGGAGGCCAGGGCTTCTCCCCTGAAACCCATGGTTTGAATAGAAAATAAATCTTCGGCGGCATGAATCTTGGAAGTTGAATGACGTTCAAAAGCAAGCCGGGCATCGGTAGGAGACATTCCAGCTCCATTATCTATAACCTGAATGGATGTTTTCCCTGCATCCTTGACTATCACCTTTATTTCAGACGCCCCGGCATCAACGCAGTTTTCCATCAATTCTTTAACTACAGAAGCAGGACGTTGAATAACTTCACCAGCCGCAATCTGATTGGCCACCGAATCGGATAATACCTGTATAAGATCTGCCATTTAACGCTGGTTTCTCAGATCCGCAAAAGCATATAAGTGAGAAATATCAAAAACGCCAGAACAACTAACATAATTGTAGTAGAAGTTCTTTTCCGTTTTTTGTTGACTATCTTAAGATGCCGGCGCATCTCACCCTTAATATGGGGAATATACATATCTTTGCCTCCATCTTCTTCAAGTCCCAGTTCACGGTCTATCCGACGCTTTCTTCTTTCCAGCTCCTCTTTTCTCTCATCATAAAATCGGGGCTGATAATTATATCCTCTGCCTCTCGGCAGATAAAAAAATCTTATGGGCATAACTGAAAACTTTAACGTCAAAGGTATTCAATATTTTTCAAAATTAAATACGCATTTCATCATTTAATTATTGTTCAGGGTATTATTTTAATAAATAAGAGGATATCCAAAAGTCTTTAACCCGAATTATTCACAAATAATTCTGACTTTTATAAATGTTCATCCCCTGGTATCTCTTTATGAGTTATTTTGTAATCCTTTAGGCGCTTAAAGCGCAACTTGAACCAACATGTTGTTCAAATTTGATCTCTACATTGATTCTTCCGAGAAGCGCTTTTTTTC contains:
- the mutL gene encoding DNA mismatch repair endonuclease MutL — translated: MADLIQVLSDSVANQIAAGEVIQRPASVVKELMENCVDAGASEIKVIVKDAGKTSIQVIDNGAGMSPTDARLAFERHSTSKIHAAEDLFSIQTMGFRGEALASVAAIAHVELKTKRMEDEIGTRIRIEGSQVVDQEPVQCPDGSNFIVRNLFYNVPARRKFLKKDSTELNHIIQEFKRVALSHTDLSFSLIHNNVILYKLNPAKFGKRIVDVFGENMRDNLIPVRSDTRIVSIMGYIGRPEKAKKRGYEQFFFVNSRFMKNPYLHKAIMNAYEKIIPQGVLPAYFINLKANPDTLDVNIHPTKTEVKFEDQQAVWQILHASVKEALGKNHIVPSIDFDQQGNIGIPPLMKNREVSPPSVQVDPNYNPFEDATPSTGRTEKKNNWNDKENLRNWEKLYHDFEQPPGQKTITMTSRAGSEAKGESAPPESRDASKFFQFKGSYILTPVKSGLMIINQHRAHTRILYEYYVQTQKNRSGVIQKQLYPEAVQLNNSDYNLLKEIKDEVKKIGIEVELKGSNVVEVRGIPAESDIVNPAEVVESLLEQYGDNKNFGESLLERIALSLAGATAIQYGRVLEQEEMRELLDRLFACSAPNYTPDGQKVISFIKTEEIEKLFK
- a CDS encoding rhomboid family intramembrane serine protease; the protein is MNYRKSPFGGTPPVVKNLIIINALMLLGYYAFSGAINLNWTLGLFYWGSDQFEPYQIITHMFMHGNFAHLFFNMFALWMFGRVLENVWGPKRFFIYYFVTGLGAAFLHLMVNHIQIQSLMAQMPQEQINEVMARGFSALQNNQNFTDPNMAKLNLSINIPTVGASGAVFGILLAFGMLFPNTQLLLLFPPIPIKAKYFVMGYGVIELFLGISQPGSNVAHFAHVGGMLFGFILIKYWNSRKGSFY
- a CDS encoding rhomboid family intramembrane serine protease; this translates as MGIADQIRDTFKRGSSLIKLIYINVAVFLGIKVIQVLAFLFGFSGVSSVLVHWLSVPAELGTLVTRPWTLLTYMFLHEGFFHIAFNLLWLYVFGRIFLMYLNEKKLLSVYLVGGFAGAALYILSFNVFPAFQDVVTLSFALGASASVMAIVIAISVYVPDFSINLLLLGPVKLKYIAIFTIVLDVLSIPTSNSGGHIAHLGGALFGYLYIRQYRKGKIITKGFDHFMDELFALFKPRPKFKVTHKQHKPKTDIEYNREKAKRQQKINKILEKISKKGYESLTKEEKELLFKAGGGKDQSN